AAGCGTTCCCGCCTCGACGAACAGGGCGCCCTGTTCGCCACCTATCTGGCCAAGGCCGACGACGGGCGCGCTGTGCGCCATCTCGAAGACGCCTTGACCAGGCGTCTTGATCTGCCCCAGACTGTGCGGGCTGCAGCCAAGCTCCAATCGCTCGCCACCCTGCCGGACCTGTCCACGGCCCGCGCGGCGCATGAGAAGGACATCGCTCGCGCCGTCGAGGCCCTGGCCGACATGAACATCCCCTCGGTACTGGAGCCGTGGGCGCCGCCCGCTCAAGGCGACCGGCTGCGTGCCCCCGGTGCCGCGCGGGTGCTGTACCCGCACGACCTGCGCGAGGGTGAGCACGGATTCACGCCCGTCTCGTGCGTCGGTTCCCAGGTCCTCGCGACCCTGGACAACGACGACGTGGGCTACCTGCTCGACCTCGGCACCCTGAAGGGCCGCCGCATCATGCTCGGCTCGTTCAGCTCCCCAGGTACGGCCGTCCAATCAGCGTTGTTCTGACCCCCGGCCGACTCCGGCCCGGTCGGCCGGGCCGGGGTCTTCTGCGAAGCGAGGCATCCGACCGTGGCACCCCATGACGCCGTCCTCGGCTGGGACGAGGACTCCACCGCCGAGGCGTACGCCGCCTTCACCCGCAACTACCCCATGTACAGCGCCACCAGCCGCGACCTCGCCGAGCGCGCCCGCCTCGCGGACAGCCGCCTGGTGGTCGATCTGTGCGGCGGTGCGGGAGCGACCGCCGAGGCGATCCTCGCCCTCGCCCCGGCCCAAGCGAGAGTCGTCTCCTTGGACAGCGCCGCCGCCATGCAGCGCGTCGGCCGCCGCACCGTGAGCGACACGCGTCTGACCTGGGTCGCGGCGCCGGCCGAAGAACTGACCGACCATGTCCATGCCGGTGGCGTCGACGCCGT
The DNA window shown above is from Streptomyces akebiae and carries:
- a CDS encoding DUF2797 domain-containing protein; translated protein: MPVTPPRDGEYVCHGVTWATGDPRLLLAPLSGGPLAYAEIMNRRLGYQAGTGRWCTGRYEFADTVRVEAVACPNRAPAEQSGQCAHCASRDDFRFAHQVHQGGHAPAALVQYMAQSHWLYAATFADGTTKVGTAAEPRKRSRLDEQGALFATYLAKADDGRAVRHLEDALTRRLDLPQTVRAAAKLQSLATLPDLSTARAAHEKDIARAVEALADMNIPSVLEPWAPPAQGDRLRAPGAARVLYPHDLREGEHGFTPVSCVGSQVLATLDNDDVGYLLDLGTLKGRRIMLGSFSSPGTAVQSALF